The Macaca nemestrina isolate mMacNem1 chromosome 15, mMacNem.hap1, whole genome shotgun sequence genome segment CCTTCCGGGTGGGCACAGCCACTGTGGCGCAGGGGGTTTGGGCCTTGAAAGCTGCAGGAACCCGAAGGACGGTGAAGTGCAGCCTGGAGTGGGGGGCGTCAGCGAGGGCGCGGGCGGGGAAGAGAAGCGCCCCTGGAAGCGGACTGGCCTGGACAGAGGCAGGGTTCAGGCACCCGCCCTTCCCCGCCCGACCGCGCGGGCCCCAGCGCCATCCTCGCCCCTGTGCAGGGCTGGGGGCCCAGACCCCCGCGGGCCGCCCTGCGCCGGCCCCTACTCACAGCTCAGGTTCGCTCCTGTCCGCGCGTGGGGCCAGCCACTCTGGCCCGTGTCCCCACGTCCTTCAGGCCTAGCCACCCCCGCCCCGCCCTCACCAGGAACCTGACACCTACTCCCAAATCGGGGTCCGGAAAAACGTGGGGCGGGAACCAGACCACCCGCCTTCCGCGGTGGGAATTGCAGGGCGGGGCTGGGTTTCTGCGCCGTGAAGGTTGCTCAAAGGTCTGGGAGCCTGGGGGGCCCCAGAGAGTCTCGTGAGGATGGTGGCATTAGAGCTAAAAATAGCCAAATGTAGGGAAAAGGTCACCGATGTGTCAGCTGTGCCTGTTCTGGGATCGCTGGTGCTCTGGGCGGCATCCCCACCTCAGGGTCGTCTTCATACCCCCATcactctccttctcctccccaagTCCTAGTATTCACTATTCTAAGCTGGAgccaggggagtggggagggatgggggaCCCCCACTGGCAGCATGAACCCTAACCACTGTCAAGCCCACGGCACTGAAGAGCCCCTCTGTGTGTACTGCTTGGTTTGGTactttctgctgctgctgctcagcagggccaggacagggcgcGAAGGAAGAAGCTTGTTTATTGTGTTACATACACAGCACAGGGCTCTGGCCTGCCAGCCATGGAGACCTACTCAAACTCAGGGAGAGGCCGGTctcctgaacctcagtttcacTTGGGGGCTCAGCCCAGTCCCCAGGGCCTTCTGCTGGTTGCTCCTCCCTCCAAAGTCCCGCCCTGGAGGCTCCAGGAGAAATCCAAGGAGTGGGAGGGTGGAGAGTCAGGGTGAGGAGTGGACACTGGTCAGCTGCCCCTTCTGCTGGAAGTAGAACTGGAACCGAGACTGGGCATAGTCCTAGGGAAGGAAACCCACCCCACACAGTGGTGAGAAGACGTGGGACCAGCATTCTGCACCCACCTCAGACTGCCCACAGCCACCCAGGactccccaggcctcctggaagagtgtggctgctgctgctccccagcccccagctagCAGCATTCCCATTCCCAGGGTCACTTACCAAGTAACCAAATTCTATGGTGGACATGGATGCCTGGAGGATGGACCACAGACCCCAGAAGAAATGGGACGCCAGAGCATACCTGGGGGGAGGGCAGGAAAAGTAGGGGTATTCATAAAGCACATCTGGCTCTGCTTGGATcccctcacccaggctggccaATCCCTGCAGTTTTAACTTCTCCCCCCCCGTGCTAACCCCACTCCGCACAACCACCTTCCTGCAGCTTGATTAATCTGCCTCTTCCCCAATCCCCCTTTCCTCTGctctgccctgccccaccccggCCCTCCTTCCTCACCGACTGACTTCTACCAGCAAATCTTCTTCCAGTTTTCTCTGCTCCtcttgggacagggtctcacctttCTTCGCCTCTGCCAGGTAATGGCGAATAAAATGCAGCTGCGATCAACGGCCAAGAGTCAGGAATTGGGGAGACTGTGGAGTATTTCCCAGGTAACATCCTTTCCAGCCATTCCTTCCAGACTccacctccctccttcctcacAGGATGGGTCCTGCTCCCCAGCCTCTGGCCCACATACCTGCTGTCCTTGAGTGGGGTAGTCTGTGGGCCTTGCTTTGTAGAAAGGCCATTCCTCGTGAGTATAATCATAAACCCACTCACAAAAATGGTTCCCAATGTCAAAGCCCCTGGGAGAATAAGGTGGACATTCAGTCCCCAAATGCCCTGGGCAGCTGGCCTGTTTTCAAGTGCCCTGTGGGAACAGATCTATGGGAAGCCATCTTTCCAGCCTCACCTATAGTTATAACTGCTGTACTCGAAGTCCACCAGCATGAGGCTGTCAGCATTTTCTGGCTCTGAGAGCAGCAAGATGTTCCCTGGGGGAATGGGGTGAGGTTCTGCTCACTCCAGAGCCCTCTGGCTCCTCCATCTTGGGTTGGGAGACTCAGATGCCTTCTCCTACCTTCCTGGATGTCATTGTGGCAGAAGACGACTGGCGATGGGGTAGACTCTAGTAACTTCCTGCAGGGGTATGGGAGCATGGGTCCTGAGCAGGAGTGACTAGAGAAGGATCAGAGCCACACGAACAGGCCAGGCCCTGACACCAGCCCTCAGCAAATACTGGAAGGGCAGACACCATTACCATTAGCCTTGTCCTGCCTGCCCTCACCTGAGGTTGCCCATCTCATCCTTCAGGCTGTACATCTCCAGCAGGTTCATCTCAGGGAGGCCAGTTGGGGGCAGGTCCTGGATCTGTTTTAGGTACCTGAAGCCCAAATAATAGGACACACTGGCTCTGATATTCTTTCCCATCCCTCTCCTATCTACCCCTCAGGCCAGACTACTGCACCCCTGCTCTTATCACTGTGTGACTTGTCTGGcaatcatttcttctttcttttttgtttttgttttttttttttttgagacagtctcgctctgtcgcccgggctggagtgcagtggccggatctcagctcactgcaagctccgcctcccgggttcacgccattctcctgcctcagcctcccgagtagctgggactacaggcgcccaccaccgcgcccggctaattttttgtattttttttagtagagacggggtttcaccgtgttaaccaggatggtctcgatctcctgacctcgtgatccgcccgtctcggcctcccaaagtgctgggattacaggcttgagccaccgcgcccggcccatttcttctttcttttgagatagagtcttactctgtcacccaggctggagcgcagtggcacgatctcggctcactgcaacctctgcctccctggttcaagcaattctcctgcctcagcctcccgaatagctgggactacaggtacacgcagacatgcctggctaattttttgtattttaatagagacagggtttcaccggttggtctcaaactcctgagctcaggcaatatgctcgcctcagcctcccaaagtgctaggattacaggcatgagccaccgtgcctggccttggcaatcatttattttctttttttgtttgtttttttgagacagagtcttgctctgtcacctaggctgaagtgcaatagcacgatctcagctcactgcaacctccgcctcctgggctcaagggatcctcccacctcagcctcctgagtagctgggattacaggtgcctgccaacacgatgggctaatttttgtatttttagtagagatggcattttgccgTGTTGGCTAGGGCAGTcttggaactcttgacctcaagtgactcacccacctcggctcccaaagttctgggattacaggcatgaggcactgcttGTGGCCTCTGGCAGGCATTTCAAAGCCTGTTCTGTGAGAGCCCATGATATCAAATCCTCTCAAGTGGAGGGCTGGATAGAGCCCCAGACACATGTGCTGGCAAAGAGGTTCAGCTCAGGTGTACAGGAGCCCTGAGGAGGTTCCTGACTCACCGCTCCATGGTCCCAAACAACCAGTGGGGCTCCTTGGTGAAAGGCATCTCCATGCCATGGAATTGCGCCATCTTCGTGGCAATGGCTGCTGACAACACTGGCTCTCGAAGCTCTTGAGTTTTCAGTGGCCGGCTCTGCACCCAGGAAGCTATCAGGGTGGTgatggggctggggcaggagggggaAGGATTGGGGCATGGGGGGAGGTCAGGGTTTGGGGTGAGGGATGTGAAGGCAGACATTGGGCACTGGGGTAGGGTTAGGGAGTGGAGGTGCCTTGGGGAGGAGCAGGTAGGACTGGGCTCGTACTGGGATGTACTGTTCCAGCCGGCCCTCTGGGAAGACGCCATACAGCTGGGGCCCCAGCGACCGCTCCGCAAGGATGGCAAACATCACGCTTTCCAGCACCAGGGAGTCCACGCCCTGAAAAAGGATGGATAGCAAAAGGGCCAAGGCAAAGTGGCACAGGGACAGACATGAGGGCTTGCTTTCCTCCCACCAGAGCTGGGACTTCTGGTCCAATTGCCTGGAGGCTCTGGAGCACAGGCTTTCGCGATGGTCtgtttttatttagagatggggtctcactatgttgttcaggctggtctcgaactcctgtgctcaagtgatcctctcgcctcagcctcccaaagcgctgggaatACAGGCCCAGGCTTCAGTGTGAGAAGGTGTTACTCTTAGACTGTGAGCCTGGCTGTCCTTAACTGCGCAATGGGGACACTACTACCCGCATCCCGTAAGCGGCAGGCCCTAAAGCCACTGCGCTGCGGCGCTCACACCCCCCTCACCTGCAGGATGGCTCCGTACAGCCGCAGCAGCACCTCCCGGGGCTCCTCGCCAACGCTGGGCAGGTGGTCCGGGAGCGAGCAGCGGAAGAGCAGGTTGCTGAGGCCTCCGCTGCAGACCCACACCAGGCGCGCTCAGCCCGCGGGCGGCCCCACCTGCCGCGGCCCCGGCCCCCTCCCGGCCAGgccggccccggccccgccccagGCTCGGACGCAAGAAGGGGCGAAAACATGGAGCATCCTGAGGGCCCCGCGGCTGACCCCTGACCCCGATCCGCGCACCGGAGAGGCTGACCCCTGACCTCCCACCTCACGGGGTAAACCCTCAGCTCCTCGGGCTGCACTCGGCGCCAGGCCCCGCCCAAGTACTCCCGGCACCACTGGTAGGCTCGGCGCTCGGCGTCACGCGACAGCGAAGAGGCGCGCCGCCGTTTGGGGGTAGTGTCCGGGCACTTAGACTGCTGCAAGCCGTCTTTGGCCAGGCAGCCGCCAACAGCCCCGCCTCCGGCCACAGCTGTCCCCTCGGCCGCCATGGCGCGGGATCGACCGGGCCCCACGCCCAGCTGCGCTCCGCTCCCTTCGGACGGGCTCGGTTCCTTCCGGCCGCGCTCGGCTCCTCTTCCGGCCGGCCTGGGCTTCTCCGGTCATACTCGGGTCTCTCCGGCTCTATTCGGCTCATGGCTGCGGCGCTCGGCTCTCTCCGTGCCCCGGCCCGGGGGCTCTTTCCGAAGGCCGAATTCCGCTTATCTCCGCCGTGCCCCGCCCCTATGGGCAAGGACCAATGGCCTCTCTCTGGGCGGGGCGGCTGTTGGACGGCCTGGGCCAATCCGGGGCGCCGGGGGCCAATCCGGTGGCGGAGCGGCGCGTGCGCGGGCGCGGAACGGGCTGGGCGAGGTAGCGTCCCCGAAGACCGGAGAGAAGGAGCCGCGCCTCTGTCCCGTGAGGGCCGGAGGGGCGGTGGTGCGGCGGCTGCAGCTGCAGCTCCGGTGCGACGGCTTCCTTGCCGGGCCCTCTTCCCCGACCTCTGGGGCGCTCCGACGAGGAAGAGCCGCCCAGCGCGCGTCCGTCCTGAGCGTGGGTGAGGCCTGGAGGAGGCGCGCGCGCTAGGCAGGGCCGCCCACCGCGGGCAGAGTGCGGGATGCGGGCACCTGGTGGGTACGCAGTAAACGTTTGCTGAAGGAATATGGCCCTTGGGACAGTTCGATGACTCCAGGTGCATAAATCCCCAGTCACACGGGGACTCCCCTGTCCGGTAGAACCGCGCCTCTGAGGAGGCTTTTGCTGCCCTGCTTGAGATGCGCGTCTTCATTCATTCCCCTCTCCCCCATCCTCCTCGTCTCCTCCAGGCCTAGAACTAATTACAGAGCCAAACCCAAGAGCGGAAGGTGGAGACTGGCAGCTTGCCGCAGCCCCCTTCTCGGCCTGCGCACCTCACATTGAGGGCGCCCCGATTTAAACACGTGCCTCCTGCATTTCTGCTGCTGCCCCAGGCTGGTGCGGCGACCAGCAACGCTGGACCCGCAGGGATCCGTGGCAGTGTCTGTCGAACCATGGTTTTCTTTGGGGCATCTGACTAGAGTATTGTTTGATTTGATAACCAGAAAGAAATCAAAAATTGGGGATCACAAGGCTAATGTCACTTGCTGCAGTGGAAAATCATGATCATTCTGTTTAAATCTGCGTCAGTTTTGAGACCTAGAGCCCATTAATTGACAAGGAGGCTTGGTTCCTCTCAGGAAGGATCTTACAATACCAGCCTCTGAGCATATACCAAAAAATACTCCCGCAATCCTACCCTAAAGGGACCTAGAGCCACTTTAAAAAgtaactgggccgggcgcggtgcctcacgcttgtactcccagcatttcgggaggctgaggagggcggatcacttgaggtcaggagtttgagaccagcctagccaacatagcgaaaccccgtctctactaaaaatacaaaaattattcgggcgtggtggtgtgtgcctgtaattccagctattcgggaggctgaggcaggagaatctgttgaacccAGGCCTTGTTGCagcgagccactgcactccagcctgagcgacaaaacgagactccgtctcaaaaaaaaaaaaggtgggttgggcgcggtggctcacgcctgtaatcccagcactttgggaggccaaggcaggtggatcacgaggtcaggagatcgagaccacggggaaaccccgtttctactaaaaatacaaaaaattagccgggtgtggtggcgggcgcctgtagtcccagctactcaggagaatggcgtgaacccgggaggcgaagcttgcagtgagccgagatcgcgccactgcactccagcctgggcgacagagcgagactccgtatcaaaaaaaaaaaaaaaaagtaactgattctggctgggggcagtggatcacacttgtaatccctgcactttgggaagctgaggtaggaggattgtttgagcccaggagtttgagaccagcctgggcaacatagcaacaacctgtctttacaaaaaattaaaagattagctgggcctagtggcaggtgcctgtggttccagctactctggatgctgaggtgagagaatcacttaagcccaggaggtcaaggctgcagtgacctgtgttcacaccactgcactccagcctgagcaacacagcaagaccctgtctgaccaacaacaaaaacacaccaaaaaaactAGTTTACTTTGGAAAAAGGACTATCTAGATCTTTCAAGGGCTGTTAGATACAGGATCTGAGCTGACGTTGTTACCAGGACCCCTGAAGCATCATGGCCCTCTCATTAGGGTACAGGTGTATGGAAATCAGATGATAATCAGAATCCCAACCCAAGTCCTGTGGTTACTTCTCTGGTCTCAATGCATACTTGGGATGTTTGTACCTAGCAGAGGGCCAAGCTTGTACATTAATCCCAGGCCTTTGGTACCATATGGTAAGGAAGAGCAAAGTAGAAGCCTTTGAAACTCCTCACCTACTAAAACCTTTCCAGGATTGTAAGTCAGAAACAATCCTGCATTCCAGGTATAATTGCAGAGGTATTTCGCCCTCAAAGACTTATAAAGCGGTGGTCACCATTTCATCCTTTCAATTAACCTGAATGGCTCCTGCTAAGTCTTGGTGGATTCAAGTAAATGATGTTATCCGGCACAAACTTAGCCAAGTTGTGTCCCTGATCACACAGCTGTGCTAAGTGTGGTATCTTTCCTGGAACCGGTGAATGCACCTCCGGCACTCAATGCAATTATTGACTTGGTGAACATTCTTTTCAATTCCCAGTGGTAAAGAGGATTGAAAGCAGTTCACACTTATATGGGAAGGACAGCTCTATAAATTGTCTTGCTTCGTGCTGTTTGAACTCTCCTATTCTCTTGTCACAATAGTCCTTGGGTAGCTTATCTATATTCCATATAACACTGATGACATACCAGTTGCACCTTAGGCCACTTATCATCTATATTCCATGTAACACTGACGACATCATACCAGTTGGACCTTAGGTAGCTTATCGATATTCCATATAACATCGATGACATCATACTAGTTGGACACGGTGGAGAAGGAAGTGCTCTGGCCTTGTTAAGGCAATGCATGTCAGAGGATGAGGGAGAAGCCCTCAGAAGTTCTGGAGCCTGCCAGATCAGTGACATTTTCAGGGGTGCAGCGTTTGAGGGTGAGCCAGGGACAAGTTACTGCATCCTGCATCCTTATAAGGAAGAAAGAGGCACAGCATTGATGCACCTCTGTGTTTTGGAGTCAGCGTGCACTGCACTAGGGGATACCTCTGACCCCTGTATTGGGTAACGGGGAAACTTCCAGCGTTGAGTAGGACTCAGAGAAAAAGAGGGCTCTGCTAAAGATTTGGATTGGGAGATGGGCTTCCCTGCTGTGTAGAACCAGTGGGTTACGGGGGGCTTATTTGGAGTCGGAAGGACCCCATATGGCATCTCTGGCAAACTCCAACGGAAGAGTTGCAGTGCAGTGTCCTAGAGTTCTTGGACAAGACCATGCCTTCTGCAGCAGAGAACTACTCACCAAGTGAAAGCAGTATCAGGCACACTACCAGACCCAAGTAGAGACTGAGCACCTTCTGGTAGGGCATCAGTGACCTTGCAACAGAGTCTGCCCAAGCGAGATATTGTCAGATCCTCCAAGTCAGTAGGTCAGAGGCTCAGTAGCAATTGATTGTGCAATGAAAAAGGTAGCCTTGGGCTTGGACCCAAGCCTGTCTAGTGGGTAACAGTCATTTACAGGAAGAGGTGGCGGTGTGGCCCCACATCTGCTTTGCACTGATACTTCTCTcttagacaaaacaaacaaacattctgGTCTGGTTCGTGTATGGGTCAGTTTGATGTGTTGATATGAACTGAAAATGAACCACAGGTACACTACAGTCCCATTCAGGGTGACCCTAAAGGACAATAATAGGAAATCCTCCATGGGGCTAAGCTACCAGCAGTTTGTGTGGATATCCACTTTGTAGGGAGGGAGCAGACAGAGTAGTGGCCTGAGGGAGGGACGCATATGAGCTTCTGGGTTGTGACGTCCTGCTGGCTCCTCAGGGGCCTGAAAAGGGCAAGAAGGGAAGATAGACCTACAGGAGTAGCCAGACAATATGTCTTTCTGCCTCATGTTAATACTGCAGAGGAGTCGCTGAACAGCAGGATGGATGGATGTCAGTCAGCTGTGCCCCTGGCTACCCTCTGCTTGCACAGTGGACTGTCAGTGGAGGCATCATGCAGAAGGAACACAGGTTAGTGTCACCCAACACAGGCCTTTTATCAAGGCTTGTCTCATGATGACTGCTGCTGAAAGTGATCAGTGCTGAGCCCCTGCCGAGACACCATCCCTAGAGCACCCCAACTAATTACTTAGTGGCAAGTTGGTTACAGCCCTTCATCGTTGCTGGAGTTGACACCCACTCTGGATAAGGGTTTGTCTTCTGTATCCACAGGGTCCCAGGCCAGCATCACTATCCAGGCACTTCAAGCATGCTCCATGTACCAACGTGGGATCATGGATCACATTGCCTCAGGCCAAGAAAGCCATTTTATAGTGAAAGAGGTATGGTAGTGTGTGGATTGCCATGGGATCCACTGCTTCCCTAATATCCTGCGTTACGCAAAAGCCCCTAGGCTACTGGAAAGATGGGATGACTTCTTAAGGGCTTAGCTGAGGTCCTGGTTCTAGGACAGTATCTTGAGGAGTTGGGATCTACACACTGAATCAAAGCCTAACACATGGTGCTCTGCCCCCAGTAGATACATTCTGTGGATCCAAGAACAAAGACACAGGTCCAGGAACCCAAGGGTTGGGATTTGCTGCTTCTCACCATCGTTCCCAGGGACTCACACTTAGAATTTGTACATTCTGTCTCCACAGCCTCAGGATCTGCCGGATTAGGGCCTGTTTCCCAGGTAGGAACGCTTCCACAAGGGCACTCCCGCTGGTTGCAGGAAGGATACCTCCGCTAAGCCTGAATCTGCAAAGACCACCAGGTTATTCTCAGCTCCTCATACTGGTGGACCAGCAGGCCACAAAGGAGGGGATACTTGATCCTGATAAACAGTGAGGATAGAGCGTGGCTGCTGCGTAATGGGGCAAGCAGGGATTGGTCTGGCACTTAGAAGATTCATCTAGGTCTGTCTTGGTGCTTCCATGCCAAGTAATGACAAttaaaggtctttttttttcttttctttttttctttttttttttttttttgacatggagtctcgctctgtcgctgaggctggagtgcagtagcgcgatctcagctcactggaagctccgtctcccgggttcacgcctttctcctgccccagcctcctgagcagctgggactacaggggcacgttgccacgcccaactaatttttttatttttagtagagacggggtttcaccgtgttagccaggatggtcttgatctcctgaccttgtgatctgcccaccttggcctcccaaagtgctgggattacaggcctgagccaccgcgcccggctgaaaagGTCTTTTCAGCAGCCATAGCCTCTAAGGGCTCAGACCCCACAGGGTGAAGGTCTGGGCGGTGTCACTAGGCAAGCCATGGAGACAAGCTGGAATGCTGGTGAGGGTGAGGCCAAGGAGGAGGTGGCTGCTGAATATCTGTTACTTGGGAGAAGCTGTAGCAGTGGGGATTGTATTTGTTCTGCTAAGCCTCTTGTATTAAGGCTTTCATAGGAGTTGTAACTAGCCTTTGCTTTGAAGAATCGTGACAGAGCAGACTCAATGTGGTCGCTGAGCAGATCTGAGGGGTCAGGAGATGGTGTCTTGACTGATGCCCTCAGCCCACCTTTATTTAACTGCAGGGGACACAGAGCTGCATCTCTGCTGTGTGTCTTTGCACTTCCTGCTCCAGGCCTTCTCTGACACCATGGCAGCCCCCTGAGCCtgtgccgagatcgtgccactgcactccagcctgggcaacagagctaaactccatctcaaaaataaataaatcaatcaataaaggCTGGGGGGAATGCATGCAGGAATGGACTATGAGGATACAAAGCCAAGAATGAATTGTAGGTTAGTGCAATTTATCAACATGGATGCACTTCAAAGAGAATCTGGATTCCATGTTTTGGCTCAAGGCCTGGGAGTAGTTATGACTGTGCCTGGTTGGCTGAGTGAAGCCTGGACTCCTTGGTGGTTTACACGGATGGGAAGATGAGAATGTGGAGTGGATTTGTGATGTATGTGACGTGACCTGGCTGCCACTCTTCTCTCTCTATCCCTTCATTAGACCATTgtgtaatttaaaagaataggtTATAAATTTCTTTTCGAGATacagtcaacaaaatgaaaaggcaacctatggaacaggagaaaatatttgcaaatcatatatctgataaggagttaatatcaaaaatgtataaggaacttacaaaactcaatagcaaaaaagcaaataacccatttttaaaatgtgcaaaggacctgaatagacatttctccaaagaagacatgcaaatggccaacaagtgtGTGATGGGGCCCAACATCACTGATTAGTGATActgatcactgcactccaggctgggcggcagagcgaaactccgtcttaaaaaaaaaaaaaaaagacttgggaggccgagacaggaggatcatgaggtcaagagatcaagaccatcctggctaacacgatgaaaccccgtctttactaaaaaaatacaaaaaactagccgggcgaggtggcgggtgcctgtagtcccagctactcaggaggctgaggcgtaaACATGGGAggtggcgcttgcagtgagctgagatccggccactgcactccagcctgggcaacagagcaagactccgtctcaaaaaaaaaaaagacgagagataacaaatgctgacaaggaagtggagaaaagagaacccttgtatactgttggtgaaAAGGTAGATTGGAAGAGCCATGATGGAAtacagtaaaaaattaaaattaaaacagaactaccatgcaatccagcaatcccacatcTGGATGTATATccagaggaaatgaaatcaatgtCTTGGAGGATATCTGTACTagcatgttcactgcagcattattcacaatagccaagatcaGGAAGCAACCTGAGTGTGcgtcagcaggtgaatggataaagaccAGGTGTGCGTGCTGACTGGGGATTCTAAAATTATGGGAAAACTGGAAAATCGATATTAGGGGACCATCTGCCCCTTTGGCCATGCCCTCTCTGCTTCCTGTATATGAAACTCACTCACCTTATCCCTAAGGGAGACCACTGTAAAAGTTCTAACTACTTGCAGCATTCAGCTCAAAATTTAGGTTCTCTGACTTATATGCAGTTTGCTCCTTCGGGTCCAGAGGTAGATCATTGTGGTCCAGTGACTTATAAAAGATTTGTCATTCATCCTCCAACCAACTCAGTGTACACTAGTTTAATCCAATGACTTAC includes the following:
- the LOC105489739 gene encoding uncharacterized protein isoform X4; this encodes MARDRPGPTPSCAPLPSDGLGSFRPRSAPLPAGLGFSGHTRVSPALFGSWLRRSALSVPRPGGSFRRPNSAYLRRAPPLWARTNGLSLGGAAVGRPGPIRGAGGQSGGGAARARARNGLGEVASPKTGEKEPRLCPVRAGGAVVRRLQLQLRCDGFLAGPSSPTSGALRRGRAAQRASVLSVGSQASITIQALQACSMYQRGIMDHIASGQESHFIVKEEKEKESGRTLTTDGGQEGKPMAHRPEEERTSRRDIQLPVDPHLFIHTMML
- the LOC105489739 gene encoding uncharacterized protein isoform X2 → MARDRPGPTPSCAPLPSDGLGSFRPRSAPLPAGLGFSGHTRVSPALFGSWLRRSALSVPRPGGSFRRPNSAYLRRAPPLWARTNGLSLGGAAVGRPGPIRGAGGQSGGGAARARARNGLGEVASPKTGEKEPRLCPVRAGGAVVRRLQLQLRCDGFLAGPSSPTSGALRRGRAAQRASVLSVGSQASITIQALQACSMYQRGIMDHIASGQESHFIVKEGLTLLLRLESSGTITAHCSLDLLGSSNPPASQVAGTTGEGEGVWKDADNGWWSGRKTHGPQARGGENFKEGYSASCGPPFVHPYDDALRSTGGRCKLHKMCMT
- the LOC105489739 gene encoding uncharacterized protein isoform X1; this translates as MARDRPGPTPSCAPLPSDGLGSFRPRSAPLPAGLGFSGHTRVSPALFGSWLRRSALSVPRPGGSFRRPNSAYLRRAPPLWARTNGLSLGGAAVGRPGPIRGAGGQSGGGAARARARNGLGEVASPKTGEKEPRLCPVRAGGAVVRRLQLQLRCDGFLAGPSSPTSGALRRGRAAQRASVLSVEESLNSRMDGCQSAVPLATLCLHSGLSVEASCRRNTGSQASITIQALQACSMYQRGIMDHIASGQESHFIVKEGLTLLLRLESSGTITAHCSLDLLGSSNPPASQVAGTTGEGEGVWKDADNGWWSGRKTHGPQARGGENFKEGYSASCGPPFVHPYDDALRSTGGRCKLHKMCMT
- the LOC105489739 gene encoding uncharacterized protein isoform X6, translating into MARDRPGPTPSCAPLPSDGLGSFRPRSAPLPAGLGFSGHTRVSPALFGSWLRRSALSVPRPGGSFRRPNSAYLRRAPPLWARTNGLSLGGAAVGRPGPIRGAGGQSGGGAARARARNGLGEVASPKTGEKEPRLCPVRAGGAVVRRLQLQLRCDGFLAGPSSPTSGALRRGRAAQRASVLSVGSQASITIQALQACSMYQRGIMDHIASGQESHFIVKEPQDLPD
- the LOC105489739 gene encoding uncharacterized protein isoform X5, with protein sequence MARDRPGPTPSCAPLPSDGLGSFRPRSAPLPAGLGFSGHTRVSPALFGSWLRRSALSVPRPGGSFRRPNSAYLRRAPPLWARTNGLSLGGAAVGRPGPIRGAGGQSGGGAARARARNGLGEVASPKTGEKEPRLCPVRAGGAVVRRLQLQLRCDGFLAGPSSPTSGALRRGRAAQRASVLSVEESLNSRMDGCQSAVPLATLCLHSGLSVEASCRRNTGSQASITIQALQACSMYQRGIMDHIASGQESHFIVKEPQDLPD
- the LOC105489739 gene encoding uncharacterized protein isoform X3, which produces MARDRPGPTPSCAPLPSDGLGSFRPRSAPLPAGLGFSGHTRVSPALFGSWLRRSALSVPRPGGSFRRPNSAYLRRAPPLWARTNGLSLGGAAVGRPGPIRGAGGQSGGGAARARARNGLGEVASPKTGEKEPRLCPVRAGGAVVRRLQLQLRCDGFLAGPSSPTSGALRRGRAAQRASVLSVEESLNSRMDGCQSAVPLATLCLHSGLSVEASCRRNTGSQASITIQALQACSMYQRGIMDHIASGQESHFIVKEEKEKESGRTLTTDGGQEGKPMAHRPEEERTSRRDIQLPVDPHLFIHTMML
- the LOC105489738 gene encoding choline/ethanolamine kinase; the encoded protein is MAAEGTAVAGGGAVGGCLAKDGLQQSKCPDTTPKRRRASSLSRDAERRAYQWCREYLGGAWRRVQPEELRVYPVSGGLSNLLFRCSLPDHLPSVGEEPREVLLRLYGAILQGVDSLVLESVMFAILAERSLGPQLYGVFPEGRLEQYIPSRPLKTQELREPVLSAAIATKMAQFHGMEMPFTKEPHWLFGTMERYLKQIQDLPPTGLPEMNLLEMYSLKDEMGNLRKLLESTPSPVVFCHNDIQEGNILLLSEPENADSLMLVDFEYSSYNYRGFDIGNHFCEWVYDYTHEEWPFYKARPTDYPTQGQQLHFIRHYLAEAKKGETLSQEEQRKLEEDLLVEVSRYALASHFFWGLWSILQASMSTIEFGYLDYAQSRFQFYFQQKGQLTSVHSSP